A single region of the Podospora pseudopauciseta strain CBS 411.78 chromosome 1, whole genome shotgun sequence genome encodes:
- a CDS encoding hypothetical protein (EggNog:ENOG503Q392; COG:K), with translation MSPTSSAASKQKTRQVWTPEEDHVLSEAVRAETPAHGPISWHKVASHLPGRNNKDCRKRWHYSIINTIRKGTWTKDEDQKLKAAVEVYGARWSKIAEAVGTRNGDQCWKRWYDCLDPSIDKSPWTSDEDARLLHQVSKSGRNWSEIVHKHFPNRTSLSAKNRYSILQRKQENASKSSSKKSAITYSTASSPSPGPSLNYLSPPSIASSSTSTPEPESYPEWFINSGNSQPSNMDFGSLDQGYSQPGGWYQGGAMSTSHSPSPQLGGAGLEWTTTGSSDKTWSSPDMSIMQSYSPAPPTLLPQQSLGFPELDYSQTRQPPQQQMYEQLSAVDGSLSGYNMLGIYQTDALVYEQSEQPVMGFTQPIGYGGGQCW, from the exons ATGTCTCCCACCTCATCAGCTGCTTCGAAGCAAAAGACTCGACAGGTGTGGACTCCAGAGGAGGACCATGTCCTTTCAGAAGCTGTCAGGGCTG AAACCCCAGCACACGGCCCCATCAGTTGGCACAAGGTCGCCTCCCATTTACCGGGTAGGAACAATAAGGATTGTCGCAAGAGATGGCACTATAGCATTATCAACACCATCCGGAAAGGCACGTGGACAAAAGACGAAGAccagaagctcaaggccGCAGTGGAAGTGTATGGAGCACGCTGGAGCAAGATTGCAGAGGCAGTGGGCACTCGCAACGGGGATCAATGCTGGAAGCGGTGGTACGACTGTCTTGATCCCAGCATTGACAAAAGCCCGTGGACATCAGACGAG GACGCGAGACTCCTCCACCAAGTAAGCAAAAGCGGTCGAAACTGGAGCGAAATCGTACACAAGCACTTCCCCAACCGCACCTCCCTGTCCGCCAAGAACCGATACAGCATCCTCCAGCGCAAGCAAGAAAACGCATCCAAGTCTTCCTCCAAGAAGTCCGCTATCACATACTCCACAGCTtcaagcccaagcccaggGCCCAGTCTCAACTACCTCAGCCCCCCTTCCATCGcatccagcagcaccagcaccccagAGCCAGAGTCGTACCCAGAATGGTTCATCAATAGCGGCAACAGCCAGCCTTCCAATATGGACTTTGGCTCATTAGACCAGGGATACTCCCAGCCTGGTGGGTGGTACCAAGGAGGGGCGATGAGCACATCCCACTCGCCAAGTCCTCAGCTGGGTGGTGCTGGGCTGGAATGGACCACCACTGGCTCGAGTGACAAGACTTGGAGCTCACCTGATATGAGCATCATGCAGAGCTACTcgcctgctcctccaacctTGCTGCCGCAACAGTCGTTGGGTTTCCCGGAGCTGGATTATTCCCAGACTCGGcaaccacctcaacagcAGATGTATGAGCAGTTGTCTGCTGTTGATGGAAGTTTATCGGGGTACAACATGCTGGGAATTTACCAGACTGATGCGTTGGTGTATGAGCAGAGTGAGCAACCGGTGATGGGCTTTACTCAGCCGATTGGATATGGGGGTGGACAATGCTGGTGA
- a CDS encoding hypothetical protein (EggNog:ENOG503PTEP) — MIRAIKNSWASNLDVSVVKLSLTRSIMDKALASIFAAATQVTREMMESGEINGNVETMAFLNNLKLRVGTVPVVLAGGGTSMGVGTWARLVPSELFCKIFMVLRAARRCWFEAPEEPLAVEEHCALAHNINRFFEVDMLNWGDFAMVQFVVRGGLGDFGVGVGGEDDDELFDIFAGDEKGEGDEVVDEVGEEDGGDEMEIDDSTSKLLNSGQLEEAFARLRVDIGQAELQLALARLHF; from the exons ATGATCCGAGCGATCAAGAACAGCTGG gcctccaacctcgacgTCTCCGTGGTCAAGCTTAGCTTGACCAGATCCATCATGGACAAGGCCCTGGCCTCAATTTTTGCTGCGGCGACACAAGTGACTcgggagatgatggagtcAGGGGAAATAAACGGAAACGTCGAAACAATGGCGTTTTTGAACAACTTGAAGTTGCGCGTCGGAACGGTCCCGGTGGTTTTGGCTGGTGGCGGAACGAGCATGGGCGTGGGCACGTGGGCGAGACTGGTGCCGTCCGAGCTGTTCTGCAAGATCTTTATGGTCTTGCGGGCTGCTCGGCGGTGCTGGTTCGAGGCGCCAGAGGAGCCGCTTGCCGTGGAGGAGCATTGCGCCCTCGCGCACAACATTAACCGCTTCTTTGAAGTGGACATGTTGAACTGGGGGGACTTTGCGATGGTCCAGTTTGTGGTGCGGGGTGGGCTGGGTGATTTCGGTGTGGGTgtaggaggggaggatgacgacgagctcTTCGATATCTTTGCGGGAGatgagaagggagagggggatgaggtggtggatgaggtgggcgaggaggatggtggtgatgagatggagaTCGACGAT TCAACTTCCAAGCTGTTGAACTCTGGTcagttggaggaggcgttCGCTCGCCTTCGGGTGGATATCGGCCAGGCCGAGTTGCAGCTGGCCCTTGCCAGGCTGCATTTCTGA